The proteins below come from a single candidate division WOR-3 bacterium genomic window:
- the mutL gene encoding DNA mismatch repair endonuclease MutL yields the protein MMDERPIRRPVKVLAEETVRRIAAGEVITRPAGAVKELIENSLDAAATDIRVEVTDGGCNLIRVTDNGFGMTRDDVRLAVGRHATSKLSSIDDLARLTSFGFRGEALGSIAAVSRMTVETNTDEFAPGTRLEVEAGEIREVAEVVHPVGTTVTARTLFYNLPARRSFLKSGTYELKLVVEVVKTYAVAYPRVSFVLIADGKTLLQLPAAEDVRVRLRDLYDRQTVESLVELRVDNPMLSLAGWVTRPDQARRYYEVQTIFFNGRPVRNRAVARAVHDACGPALGDANPNFILFLDTDPTRLDVNIHPTKQEVRFADERFLFDFVSEAVSKALGTRRSVGGGADEFLYQRSFASVEDAQVADFWQLHNSYILAQITTGYVIVDQHAAHERILFEELTRQRQHVSRQGLLFPINIELSAEQFAAYEAFSERVAELGLQTKVFSGRTVVVESVPAGSFMGKKEVEEFFAELAETTANQVVTELELAKLVACKAAIRAGQRLSQTEMESLCNRLFACSEPRFCPHGRPAVIKVSLDELARRFGRT from the coding sequence ATGATGGATGAGCGTCCGATCCGCCGGCCGGTAAAGGTACTCGCCGAAGAAACTGTGCGCCGGATCGCCGCAGGGGAGGTTATTACACGTCCTGCAGGTGCAGTCAAGGAACTCATTGAGAATTCGTTGGACGCGGCTGCAACTGATATTAGGGTTGAAGTTACTGATGGCGGCTGCAATTTGATCCGGGTTACGGACAACGGATTCGGCATGACTCGCGACGATGTTCGTCTTGCGGTGGGTCGTCACGCCACGAGCAAGCTTTCAAGTATTGACGACTTGGCGCGGCTTACAAGCTTCGGATTCAGGGGAGAGGCACTTGGCTCAATCGCTGCGGTCTCGCGGATGACGGTCGAGACCAATACCGACGAGTTCGCGCCTGGGACTAGGCTCGAGGTCGAGGCAGGAGAAATCCGTGAGGTCGCCGAAGTGGTGCACCCAGTTGGTACGACCGTCACGGCGCGAACCCTTTTCTACAACCTACCGGCGCGCAGGAGTTTTCTCAAGTCCGGAACCTACGAACTGAAGCTTGTAGTCGAGGTCGTCAAGACTTATGCAGTTGCATACCCCAGAGTCAGTTTCGTACTCATTGCTGACGGAAAGACCTTGCTTCAACTGCCGGCCGCGGAGGATGTGCGCGTGCGACTTCGGGACCTGTATGACAGACAGACGGTCGAGAGTTTGGTAGAACTGAGGGTTGACAATCCTATGCTTTCTCTGGCTGGCTGGGTGACCCGGCCAGACCAGGCACGACGGTACTACGAGGTGCAAACGATATTCTTCAATGGCCGGCCGGTACGCAACCGTGCGGTCGCACGGGCGGTGCATGATGCCTGCGGCCCGGCGTTGGGTGACGCTAACCCCAACTTCATACTGTTTCTCGATACCGACCCGACACGGCTAGACGTGAATATCCATCCCACCAAGCAGGAAGTGCGGTTTGCTGACGAACGGTTCTTGTTCGACTTCGTGTCTGAAGCGGTGAGTAAGGCATTGGGAACCAGGCGTTCTGTTGGAGGTGGCGCGGATGAGTTCCTGTACCAGCGTAGCTTCGCATCTGTCGAAGATGCCCAAGTCGCAGATTTCTGGCAGCTCCACAACAGTTACATTCTAGCCCAAATTACCACGGGCTACGTCATAGTGGACCAGCATGCGGCGCATGAACGCATACTGTTTGAGGAGCTGACCCGGCAACGTCAACATGTGTCACGGCAGGGACTTTTGTTTCCGATCAACATCGAACTGTCAGCCGAGCAGTTCGCCGCCTATGAGGCGTTCAGCGAGCGTGTCGCTGAACTCGGGCTTCAGACCAAGGTGTTCAGCGGTCGGACTGTAGTGGTTGAGTCGGTGCCGGCCGGTTCATTCATGGGCAAGAAGGAGGTTGAAGAGTTCTTCGCCGAGCTTGCTGAGACGACTGCAAACCAGGTCGTGACCGAGCTCGAACTGGCGAAGTTGGTAGCCTGCAAGGCTGCAATTAGGGCCGGCCAACGACTGTCCCAGACAGAAATGGAGTCCTTGTGCAATCGGCTGTTTGCCTGCTCTGAGCCGCGTTTTTGCCCGCACGGCCGACCAGCAGTCATAAAGGTCTCGCTCGATGAACTTGCTCGGAGATTTGGACGAACGTAG
- a CDS encoding HPr family phosphocarrier protein, with protein sequence MLRAEIVIRGPVGLHARPAADFVRTAEKFKARVRLAKDGVWVNARSILSILTLAAESGSTVILEVSGEDEKEAFRALKTMLERET encoded by the coding sequence GTGCTCAGGGCTGAGATTGTGATCCGAGGTCCGGTCGGGCTCCACGCCCGGCCGGCAGCGGACTTTGTCCGAACCGCGGAGAAGTTCAAAGCCAGAGTGCGACTTGCCAAAGATGGTGTCTGGGTGAATGCACGAAGTATTCTCTCGATTCTCACGCTTGCCGCCGAAAGCGGAAGCACGGTGATACTCGAAGTTAGCGGCGAAGACGAAAAAGAGGCGTTTCGGGCGCTGAAGACGATGCTAGAACGTGAAACGTAG
- the tgt gene encoding tRNA guanosine(34) transglycosylase Tgt, translated as MNFEITQLDSVTRARVGRLTLAHGTVATPVFMPVGTQATVKTLTPQELEQTGTEMVVCNTYHLYLRPGHKRIRTLGGLGRFMGWSRAILTDSGGFQVYSLAVLARVDDEGVEFRSHIDGSRHFLTPEHAVDIQCDLGTDIAMCLDECPPYPATRERAEQALARTTHWARRCREALRLKVSIEDNTEAQASLFPRVLFGIVQGSTYSDLRRRSAMELAELDFPGYALGGLCLGEPSELTYELVAVSQSVLPRDRPCYLMGAGYPEDIITAVGLGVDMFDCVLPTRNGRTGTAFTSTGRVVIRNARHADDPAPLDKECDCYACRNFSRAYLRHLFIAGEALGPRLVTLHNVSFFQNLMQAARRAISGQEFTAWSRRFLERYRSGEEEAATADGHR; from the coding sequence ATGAATTTCGAGATTACTCAGTTGGACTCAGTCACGCGGGCCCGGGTCGGCCGACTCACGCTCGCACACGGTACAGTGGCTACCCCGGTGTTCATGCCCGTCGGCACTCAGGCGACAGTCAAGACTCTGACCCCGCAGGAACTCGAACAGACCGGTACTGAAATGGTCGTCTGCAATACCTACCATCTGTATCTTCGGCCAGGGCACAAACGGATCCGCACGCTTGGCGGACTTGGTCGTTTCATGGGTTGGTCGCGCGCCATTCTCACGGATTCGGGTGGATTCCAGGTGTACTCGCTGGCGGTACTAGCCCGGGTTGACGATGAGGGCGTCGAGTTTCGGTCACATATTGACGGTAGCCGGCATTTTCTGACCCCGGAACACGCTGTTGATATTCAGTGCGACCTTGGTACTGACATTGCAATGTGTCTTGACGAATGTCCACCTTACCCAGCAACACGGGAGCGAGCCGAGCAGGCGCTTGCCCGGACAACGCATTGGGCCCGCCGATGCCGCGAAGCACTGAGACTGAAGGTTAGCATTGAGGACAATACCGAGGCCCAGGCCTCTTTGTTTCCTCGGGTACTCTTTGGTATCGTTCAGGGAAGTACGTACAGTGACCTCAGACGGCGCAGTGCCATGGAACTGGCCGAGCTTGATTTCCCAGGATATGCACTCGGCGGCCTGTGTTTAGGGGAACCGTCAGAATTGACCTATGAACTGGTGGCTGTATCACAATCGGTACTCCCACGGGACCGGCCGTGCTACCTGATGGGCGCAGGGTATCCGGAGGATATCATAACCGCTGTTGGTCTGGGAGTGGACATGTTTGACTGCGTGCTGCCAACTCGAAACGGCCGCACCGGCACGGCGTTTACTTCCACTGGCCGAGTAGTCATCAGAAACGCGCGACACGCAGACGACCCGGCGCCACTGGACAAGGAGTGCGACTGCTATGCTTGCCGCAATTTCTCTCGCGCCTATTTACGGCATCTGTTCATTGCTGGTGAGGCACTCGGGCCGAGGTTGGTGACCCTGCATAATGTCAGTTTTTTTCAGAACCTCATGCAGGCAGCACGGCGGGCGATTTCAGGTCAGGAATTTACCGCATGGAGCCGGCGGTTCCTCGAACGCTACCGTTCCGGTGAGGAGGAGGCAGCGACTGCCGACGGACACCGATGA
- a CDS encoding bifunctional phosphoglucose/phosphomannose isomerase produces MRLDANAGIQGSKVRAALDGYRQMLTLVLGLPEQIEQARAIADRVDYGSVRRFDNVVVAGMGGSAIGGSVLRGLLGSELTLPIIVCRDYVVPAIVTRRSLFFAVSYSGNTEETLSAFEQARRIRCRVIAVTSGGRLAELAQRAGVPVVLLSAGLPPRAALGYLFVPLLVGLEQLRICRSYRQDLVEAVGLIRKNRRLWLNRARVLARVLDSRLPVVYSTSRLLDAVAERWQCQLNENAKVMCHVNALPEQNHNELVGIGAPRFLAQRTVLIALLDAATHTRTRLRLKHLLEMTRTGYYRAVQLESQGRSELARIFSLLMLGDMVSVELARRRHVNPMPVARIDELKRRMDWAGRKR; encoded by the coding sequence ATGAGACTTGATGCTAATGCCGGAATTCAAGGGTCGAAAGTTCGTGCGGCGCTGGACGGTTACCGGCAGATGCTCACGCTGGTGCTTGGCCTGCCAGAGCAGATCGAACAAGCCCGTGCGATCGCAGACCGGGTTGATTACGGCTCTGTCAGACGGTTCGACAATGTGGTTGTGGCTGGAATGGGTGGCTCGGCAATCGGCGGGAGTGTTCTGCGCGGTCTGCTGGGCTCCGAACTCACGCTACCAATCATCGTTTGTCGTGACTATGTAGTTCCTGCGATTGTGACACGCCGAAGTCTCTTCTTCGCAGTTAGCTATTCAGGCAATACCGAAGAGACGCTGTCGGCATTCGAACAGGCGAGGAGGATACGGTGCCGGGTGATCGCGGTGACAAGCGGCGGCCGACTGGCTGAGCTTGCTCAACGGGCTGGAGTGCCGGTTGTCCTGTTGTCGGCCGGACTACCGCCGCGGGCTGCACTGGGTTATCTCTTCGTGCCGTTACTGGTCGGGCTCGAACAGTTGCGGATATGCCGCAGTTACCGGCAGGACTTGGTCGAAGCGGTGGGGTTGATTAGGAAAAACCGTCGTCTGTGGTTGAACCGAGCCAGGGTGCTGGCACGGGTTCTTGACAGCCGGCTGCCGGTCGTGTACTCCACCAGCCGGCTGCTGGACGCAGTTGCCGAGCGGTGGCAGTGCCAGCTCAACGAGAATGCCAAGGTCATGTGCCACGTAAACGCGCTGCCAGAACAGAACCATAACGAGCTTGTCGGCATCGGAGCGCCTCGGTTTCTGGCGCAACGGACTGTACTCATCGCCCTGCTCGACGCGGCCACCCACACCCGGACTAGACTGCGCCTGAAGCACTTACTGGAAATGACCCGGACCGGATACTATCGGGCAGTGCAGCTTGAGTCGCAGGGCCGGTCCGAGCTCGCCCGGATATTCTCCCTACTGATGCTTGGTGATATGGTAAGCGTAGAACTGGCCCGGCGACGACACGTGAATCCTATGCCGGTTGCGAGGATAGACGAACTGAAACGCAGAATGGACTGGGCAGGGAGGAAACGTTGA
- a CDS encoding YCF48-related protein — MKTALLLCGVLVAAYGIEGEIYHGVAVAPDGMNAWVVTIETTAVYHTTDFGANWQPQTIGTFRDFFDVCFLDELNGWTCGRVGDIWHTSDGGENWARQNLGGPKFATRIRFLDMQYGWSSGGEAILLHTTNGGEEWDMTFFPRPPYPSDTVDFQGVRFVTRETGWLVAGRFPEGGDTFAFGQGYITKTTDGCATWTLQRVDTVYDFYDVAASDEQTAWVVGGNDRTMAGVVLHTSDGGTTWLEQSLPGGTRFLRSVTFVGDHGWACGRNGTIIHTSDRGTSWVLQSTAVDTTLFDIEFADTLRGMAAGNSVVLFTTDGGRTWVRGLGGVGENPDFRSCIAGSRLAQLQVEPSVTQAGAVSLKVRRVPGSGMQDARLRVFDALGRCVLTRGLAIVDYGSDTTLDCSALPGGTYLVRIDTRAGSSTTGFVLLAGNR; from the coding sequence ATGAAAACAGCCTTGCTGTTATGTGGTGTACTGGTTGCGGCCTACGGCATCGAAGGTGAAATCTACCATGGTGTTGCGGTCGCACCCGACGGAATGAATGCCTGGGTTGTGACAATCGAAACTACCGCGGTCTATCACACCACTGACTTCGGCGCAAACTGGCAACCCCAGACGATCGGCACGTTCCGAGACTTCTTCGATGTTTGCTTTCTGGATGAACTCAATGGCTGGACCTGCGGCCGGGTCGGTGACATCTGGCACACGTCCGACGGCGGCGAGAACTGGGCGCGGCAGAACCTGGGTGGACCTAAGTTCGCAACCAGAATTAGATTCCTAGACATGCAGTACGGCTGGTCTTCGGGCGGCGAAGCAATCTTGCTCCACACTACCAACGGTGGCGAGGAATGGGACATGACATTTTTCCCCAGGCCGCCGTATCCGTCGGACACAGTTGACTTCCAAGGCGTCCGCTTCGTCACCCGCGAGACCGGCTGGCTTGTTGCTGGCCGTTTTCCTGAAGGAGGGGACACATTTGCCTTTGGTCAGGGATACATTACCAAGACAACAGATGGGTGCGCTACGTGGACCTTGCAACGGGTCGACACAGTGTATGATTTCTATGACGTGGCTGCAAGCGATGAACAGACCGCCTGGGTCGTGGGCGGTAATGACCGGACAATGGCTGGCGTTGTACTTCACACCTCGGACGGAGGTACGACGTGGTTGGAGCAAAGCTTGCCGGGTGGCACAAGATTTCTGCGTTCGGTGACGTTCGTCGGCGACCATGGCTGGGCGTGCGGCCGAAACGGTACGATTATCCATACCTCAGACCGTGGTACGAGCTGGGTACTACAGTCGACGGCAGTTGATACCACACTCTTCGACATCGAGTTTGCCGATACCCTGCGTGGCATGGCTGCGGGCAATTCCGTGGTGCTGTTCACCACGGATGGCGGCAGGACCTGGGTTAGAGGACTGGGCGGGGTTGGAGAGAATCCAGATTTCAGGTCTTGCATTGCCGGTTCCAGGCTGGCGCAGCTCCAAGTTGAGCCGAGTGTAACACAAGCCGGTGCTGTCAGTCTGAAGGTCCGCAGGGTTCCGGGCTCTGGAATGCAAGACGCCAGGCTGCGCGTCTTCGACGCACTCGGCCGTTGCGTGCTGACTCGAGGACTGGCTATTGTGGATTACGGTTCGGATACTACACTCGACTGCAGCGCGCTGCCCGGCGGCACCTATCTTGTGCGGATTGACACACGTGCCGGCAGCAGTACGACCGGCTTCGTGCTTTTGGCCGGAAATCGATAG
- a CDS encoding sugar phosphate nucleotidyltransferase codes for MCTRKLPARTKAKFAAGKSAGAIRFKALIPAAGEGRRLRPHTHATPKVLLEVAGKPIIGHIMDRLLPARPEEVVVVVGVQGGKIKSYLETSYRTRFRFVEQDDPKGLGDAVYRGRDYFGHEPILIVLGDTIVDLNMTEMVGHENLIGVKEVEDPRRFGIVELDGDTVKQAVEKPKHPTSNLAIVGLYYFTDACVLFDSLRELIQTGQRTRDEFQLTDALRLMLKAGTVMRAKRIDRWLDCGTPDALLATNRYLLARQGHYRQREGVVFVPPVWVHDDASIRNSVIGPNVSVGSDAEIHDSIIRDSIVNRNAQVEWALLERSILGEESTVRGTPRRLNLGGFSELEVI; via the coding sequence TTGTGTACTAGGAAATTGCCAGCCAGGACCAAGGCCAAGTTCGCGGCAGGGAAGTCTGCCGGAGCGATTCGGTTCAAAGCCCTGATACCGGCCGCGGGTGAAGGACGCCGGCTGCGGCCGCATACGCACGCCACGCCTAAGGTCCTGCTTGAGGTTGCCGGCAAGCCGATAATCGGCCACATCATGGACCGCCTTTTGCCGGCCCGACCAGAAGAGGTCGTCGTCGTAGTCGGCGTCCAGGGTGGGAAAATAAAGTCCTATCTTGAGACCAGCTACCGGACACGGTTCCGCTTTGTGGAACAGGACGATCCGAAGGGCCTGGGAGATGCCGTTTATCGAGGTCGGGACTACTTTGGCCACGAACCGATTCTTATCGTGCTCGGGGATACAATTGTGGACCTCAACATGACCGAGATGGTTGGGCACGAGAATCTTATCGGCGTCAAGGAAGTGGAGGACCCGAGGCGGTTTGGTATCGTGGAGCTGGACGGTGATACTGTGAAGCAGGCAGTAGAGAAGCCGAAGCACCCCACTAGCAACTTGGCGATTGTCGGGCTGTACTACTTCACCGACGCCTGCGTGCTGTTTGATTCGCTGCGAGAGCTCATCCAGACCGGACAGCGAACCCGGGACGAATTCCAGCTCACGGATGCGCTGCGTCTAATGCTCAAGGCGGGTACGGTAATGAGGGCGAAACGGATCGACCGCTGGCTTGACTGCGGAACTCCAGATGCTCTCTTGGCAACGAACCGATATCTGCTGGCAAGACAGGGTCACTACCGCCAACGTGAGGGGGTGGTTTTCGTGCCTCCGGTTTGGGTGCACGACGACGCCAGCATCAGAAACTCGGTCATCGGACCGAACGTGTCAGTTGGCTCGGATGCAGAGATCCACGACTCGATTATCCGCGACTCGATTGTTAACCGCAATGCTCAAGTCGAGTGGGCATTACTTGAACGATCAATTCTTGGTGAGGAGTCAACCGTCAGGGGAACTCCGCGGCGTCTGAACCTTGGAGGGTTCTCAGAACTTGAAGTTATCTAG
- the ptsP gene encoding phosphoenolpyruvate--protein phosphotransferase, translating to MKRSRERILRGVPVSRGFAQGKAFLYRPYLPEFKEQIIKPTAVATELRRFRTAIQAAERELRELRDRVQREMGRDFADFIEVQLALLLDREVLNATEDFVRDQHRNAEFAYAETLRRIVRPMTGSPVPAFKERTLDVLDVGTRVLRHMVGTDSHSLLAATSGAVVVAHDLPPSEAALLDPAKVKGVVLEAGGKTSHTAIMAKAKEIPAVVAADGAMRTAQAGELVLVDGYRGLAILSPTRKRLGGYRKDMEMYRRHRRSLASLAEQEAVTADGKMIDLSANIEFLAEARAARRCGARGIGLFRTEYIYLARLQPATEEEQFEVYAEVARSMKPWPVIIRTFDLGGDKVVPGYVESNPFLGWRGLRLCLDNVELFKHQLRAMLRASAHGTVKVMFPMVSTLDELRRAKLILETAKRELRHEGKEFDEQLEVGVMVETPSAAILAEQFARECSFLSIGSNDLTQYTLAVDRGNERVTALYDNLHPAVLELIRQTIVAAHRQGIWVGLCGEFASDPLGILVLLGLGIDELSVTPALIPETKKIIRSVDVSSAQEIVARAMKLGTALEVKRLLRRELYRRFPRLAEFVFELSEGNAE from the coding sequence GTGAAACGTAGCAGGGAACGTATTTTACGGGGTGTACCGGTCTCGCGCGGATTCGCGCAGGGCAAGGCATTCCTGTACCGGCCATATCTACCAGAGTTCAAGGAACAGATTATCAAACCCACTGCTGTCGCCACTGAACTCCGTCGCTTCCGCACTGCTATCCAGGCTGCCGAACGGGAGCTGCGGGAGTTGCGTGACCGTGTCCAACGTGAAATGGGGCGGGATTTTGCCGACTTCATCGAGGTCCAGCTTGCGCTGCTCCTGGACCGGGAGGTACTTAACGCTACCGAGGATTTCGTGCGTGACCAGCACCGGAATGCGGAGTTCGCGTACGCCGAGACCCTGCGGCGTATCGTCCGGCCGATGACGGGTTCGCCCGTACCTGCTTTCAAGGAACGGACACTGGACGTCCTGGACGTTGGCACGCGTGTGCTCCGGCACATGGTCGGTACCGACTCACATTCGCTCTTGGCCGCAACGTCGGGCGCGGTGGTTGTTGCTCACGACCTGCCACCGTCCGAGGCGGCCCTGCTCGACCCAGCGAAGGTGAAGGGCGTAGTACTCGAGGCGGGCGGCAAGACATCCCACACCGCGATCATGGCCAAGGCTAAGGAGATACCCGCGGTTGTTGCGGCTGATGGGGCGATGCGAACGGCACAGGCAGGCGAACTTGTGTTGGTTGACGGTTATCGTGGACTCGCGATTCTATCGCCTACCCGTAAGCGGTTGGGCGGGTATCGCAAGGATATGGAGATGTACCGCCGGCACCGGCGGTCACTTGCTTCACTCGCCGAGCAGGAGGCGGTCACGGCGGACGGCAAGATGATTGATTTGTCGGCCAATATTGAGTTTCTGGCCGAAGCTAGAGCCGCGCGTCGGTGTGGGGCGCGAGGCATCGGGTTGTTCCGTACTGAGTACATCTACCTTGCCCGGCTACAGCCGGCAACCGAGGAAGAACAGTTTGAGGTATATGCCGAGGTTGCCCGAAGCATGAAGCCGTGGCCGGTTATCATCCGGACATTTGACCTCGGTGGGGACAAGGTTGTGCCCGGGTACGTCGAATCAAACCCATTTCTCGGCTGGCGTGGGCTACGGCTGTGTCTGGACAACGTCGAACTATTCAAGCACCAGCTGCGTGCAATGCTGCGTGCATCAGCCCACGGGACGGTCAAGGTGATGTTCCCGATGGTGTCCACGCTCGACGAACTGCGGCGTGCCAAGCTCATTCTTGAGACCGCAAAGCGGGAGCTACGGCACGAAGGCAAGGAGTTCGACGAACAGCTTGAGGTGGGAGTTATGGTCGAGACGCCATCGGCCGCAATTCTGGCCGAGCAGTTTGCCCGAGAGTGCTCGTTCCTTTCAATCGGGTCCAACGACCTGACTCAGTACACATTGGCGGTGGACCGCGGAAACGAAAGGGTGACCGCTTTGTACGATAACCTTCATCCCGCGGTTCTCGAACTTATCCGTCAGACAATTGTCGCGGCCCACCGACAGGGCATCTGGGTCGGCTTGTGTGGTGAATTTGCGTCAGACCCACTGGGCATACTTGTACTTCTCGGTCTAGGTATTGACGAGCTTTCAGTTACTCCGGCGCTGATTCCGGAAACGAAGAAGATCATCCGATCAGTTGATGTCAGCTCGGCTCAGGAGATCGTGGCAAGAGCGATGAAACTGGGAACCGCACTTGAGGTCAAGCGGTTGCTTCGGCGTGAACTGTACCGAAGGTTTCCCAGGCTCGCGGAATTTGTATTCGAACTCAGCGAGGGGAATGCGGAATGA
- the miaA gene encoding tRNA (adenosine(37)-N6)-dimethylallyltransferase MiaA, whose translation MKVLVLTGPTGVGKTEVAIELARRLGLELISADSRQVYAWLDIGTAKPGPELRSGVKFHMVDLVEPNRVYSAADYARDATAVMRRLVRERKKFMVVGGAGLYIRALFEPFFDVPRPNESLRRRLDACPTSDLYRRLQAQDPARAAQLHPNDRQRIMRAVEVIELTGRTMTELARTASRQSEFKPSYVVLTIERSLLYKRLDERFEAMMKAGFLDEVRRLREAGFGRDTYVANAYGYAELLAHLDGELTIAEAVNQAKAKTRAYARRQLTWCRSLPGAVWIEHTSVSATVDRVISMLGSCD comes from the coding sequence GTGAAGGTTCTGGTACTGACCGGGCCGACTGGAGTAGGCAAGACCGAGGTCGCAATCGAACTGGCCCGCCGGCTCGGGCTGGAGCTCATATCCGCGGACTCAAGGCAGGTGTACGCTTGGCTTGATATCGGTACGGCTAAGCCCGGGCCTGAGTTGCGTTCCGGCGTCAAGTTCCATATGGTGGATCTGGTCGAGCCGAATCGCGTTTACTCGGCTGCGGACTACGCCCGAGACGCCACTGCCGTCATGCGCCGGCTGGTGCGCGAAAGGAAGAAATTCATGGTTGTGGGTGGGGCGGGTCTGTACATCCGTGCGCTGTTTGAGCCGTTCTTTGACGTTCCCAGACCGAATGAGAGTCTTCGGCGCCGGCTGGATGCATGCCCGACCTCAGATTTGTACCGACGGCTCCAGGCACAGGACCCAGCGCGCGCGGCCCAACTGCATCCGAATGACCGGCAGCGCATCATGCGTGCGGTTGAAGTCATCGAGCTTACCGGTCGAACGATGACCGAATTGGCCCGGACCGCGAGCCGCCAAAGCGAATTCAAACCGTCCTACGTTGTACTTACGATTGAGCGGTCACTCCTCTACAAGAGGCTTGATGAACGGTTTGAAGCAATGATGAAGGCCGGGTTCTTGGATGAGGTGCGTCGGCTCAGGGAGGCCGGTTTTGGTCGCGATACTTACGTGGCCAATGCGTACGGCTATGCTGAGCTGCTTGCACATCTTGATGGAGAGTTGACTATTGCCGAGGCTGTCAATCAGGCCAAGGCCAAGACCCGGGCATACGCCCGGCGTCAGCTCACCTGGTGTCGCTCGCTGCCCGGGGCAGTTTGGATTGAACACACCTCGGTCAGTGCGACCGTGGATCGGGTGATTTCCATGCTCGGCTCATGCGACTAG
- a CDS encoding MBL fold metallo-hydrolase — protein MPVSSYVMATGPSGDCVVFLGSGGARVVVAKQVRASGGIWFSLAGTEFLVDPGPGALVRMTGSQHRLDPVRLAGILLSHRHLDHAGDVNNMIEAMTVGGTRPHGTLFAPADALEGDDPVVLRYLRTFLDGVVTVQEGGEYVLGSIRFTCPIRHRHRGETYGFRFRAPGLVVSYIADTAYFPALVDAYRADIVIMNVVRLKPSKLDHLHAPEALELIRQMRPKLAIITHFGMTMIRGRPWHVAREMSEQSGVTVVAASDGRKIDLVQYSDRTGEVGQSEIAGAVVPECTGPELGSGNT, from the coding sequence ATGCCGGTATCTTCGTACGTCATGGCAACAGGGCCATCAGGCGACTGCGTAGTTTTTCTTGGCTCGGGTGGGGCCAGGGTTGTGGTTGCAAAGCAGGTGCGAGCCTCGGGCGGGATTTGGTTTTCCCTTGCTGGAACCGAGTTCCTTGTTGACCCTGGCCCGGGCGCGTTAGTGCGTATGACCGGAAGCCAGCATCGGCTGGACCCGGTAAGGCTCGCTGGCATCCTGCTCTCCCACCGGCATCTTGACCACGCGGGTGATGTGAACAACATGATTGAGGCGATGACCGTGGGCGGTACTAGACCACACGGTACGTTGTTCGCTCCGGCCGATGCTCTTGAGGGCGATGACCCGGTAGTCTTACGCTACCTGCGGACTTTTCTCGACGGGGTGGTGACAGTCCAGGAGGGGGGGGAGTACGTCTTGGGGAGTATCAGGTTTACCTGCCCAATCAGACACCGGCACCGGGGAGAGACGTACGGGTTCCGGTTCCGTGCGCCCGGTCTAGTCGTGTCGTATATTGCGGACACGGCATATTTCCCGGCACTGGTTGATGCGTACCGGGCGGATATCGTAATAATGAATGTCGTGCGGCTAAAGCCGTCAAAGCTTGACCACCTGCACGCACCCGAAGCGCTCGAACTGATACGGCAGATGAGGCCGAAACTAGCCATAATCACCCATTTCGGCATGACGATGATAAGGGGCCGACCGTGGCATGTGGCGCGGGAAATGAGTGAGCAGTCCGGCGTAACGGTGGTCGCCGCTTCGGACGGCCGCAAGATTGATTTGGTTCAGTACTCGGACAGAACTGGCGAGGTCGGACAGTCCGAGATCGCCGGGGCAGTAGTTCCAGAGTGCACTGGCCCGGAGCTGGGAAGTGGCAACACTTGA